The stretch of DNA TCCTGTGGTCGTACTTGTAAATTGGTATTTTATAATTCATTGCCCCCATCTCTGTCTAAATTACTGGATTTTGCCTGTCTCTGCCTCTTCCATCATGTGATGCATGTGTTCGTCGAGATTTTTGAGGTGTGCCACAAGCTCCTGGATGTCTCTTTCAACATGCTCTATGTCGTCATGCACGTGTTTAAGTTCGCCATTTATATGAGTCAATAGTTCACTGTTCATTTGTTTCACTTCCGTTTGCGCCGATTTTTCAACGCGATAATTAAATTAAAAATACGGTTGCCTTGAACTTCTCCCTTCGAATTTAAGGAAAAAAAGGGATTGCCAAAATTTTTTCATTGTGGTATTCCTGTTTTTCTGTCTGACGGTCTGCGAAATTAATTTAATAGTGTCCTGCAAAACAACTGTTTGTTAACCCTGGTGATATTTTGGAAGAGTTGTCCTTATTCATTGCATTTTTCGGAGCACTGTTTGCACTTACGAATCCGTTCGGAAATCTCCCATTCTTCATAACGTATACCGAAGCTTTGACGCCGAGGGTTCAGAAGGCTATGGCAATCCTTCTTTCTGTTTTCCTGGTGGTTTTTTTCGGTCTGTTCTTCTTTGCAGGAAATGCAATCCTGCACTTTTTTGGGATAAGCATACCTGCGTTCCAGATCGCGGGTGGAATTATCGTCCTGATCATCGCATTGTCAATGGTGAGCGGAGAGCATATGGACAGGCAGAAGAAGATCATGCATGTCGATGGGGTTTCAGGTGAGAATAAATCTCTGGAAGAGGATTTTGAGGAGGCTGAGGCCTTTCTTCCCAAAGTTCTCGTTCCCCTCGGGATCCCTATCTACGCGGGCCCGGGTGCGCTGAGTGTCGTTATAATGTACGGGAACAAGGCTTTTTCCGCGGGTTGGGGAGCTGTCATCTATTCGCTGATCGTTATCGTTGTGATATGCCTGATCGTGTGCATAGTGAACTTCCTTGCAACCCCTATAAGGTCAGGTCTCGGTGACCAGGGACTTG from Methanolacinia petrolearia DSM 11571 encodes:
- a CDS encoding MarC family protein, translated to MEELSLFIAFFGALFALTNPFGNLPFFITYTEALTPRVQKAMAILLSVFLVVFFGLFFFAGNAILHFFGISIPAFQIAGGIIVLIIALSMVSGEHMDRQKKIMHVDGVSGENKSLEEDFEEAEAFLPKVLVPLGIPIYAGPGALSVVIMYGNKAFSAGWGAVIYSLIVIVVICLIVCIVNFLATPIRSGLGDQGLEILVRIMGLILAAIAVTLFIEGLAAINSTFTVPAV